AAGAACTCGAACCGATACAGCAGAAAAAATTGCAAGAGTGCTGGATAGACGAAACAGTGATAGAAAGATTCCTGCGCCATCAAAAGTACTCGCCCCGCCATAAAACAATACTCGCACACGCGCTCGCGGAGCTGAAAGGAGTTAACAACCTGGAAGTTTTCCTTGAACAGGCACTTGCTGTAGAATACGAAGATGATGCATTCTTGTTCCAGCAACGGGCAGAGATGCTTGCCGTATATCATACACAGGTAAAACCCATAAGCGAAATTATTCCTGTTGCCAGTTCAGCGGCGGCTTATACTGCCGATCAAACGCTTGTCGCATTGCTCCCGATAGATTATGCATACTGGAATGGGCGCGCTGACATGGGAACAGACGCATTTGTTCAATTGAAATCAGAGAATCGCCCGATACACAAATCAAACTGGGGATTATCGGAAGGTGCACACCACTGGCAAAAAAGGCGCTTGAAGCAAAAGGAATCCAGGTGCATGAACATCTGCGAGAAAGATTTTTATCTTCGCCATCCAGCGAACAAACCTCTCCATAGATATAATAAAAACACTGTTGAAGGCGATCATGTAAACTACTGTCATATGCTCGGTGAACTCTGCAGCTAAATTCCTTTGTGCCATTCATAACCGATCATGAATGGAGCCAAAGCTATTAAAAAAATTACACAGGGAATAAAAAATAGTTACAAGCGCCTGAACGAAAATACATCTTTTCGTTCAGGCGCTACGTAAGCGTGTATTGAGCAATAATGAGGCGAAATTAAATACTTGCAAAAAAGATATCAGGCCAAAAATCATAACGTCCCCAGTTCTTCCCCGGTAAAGGCATGCTTCTTATTTGTTTATTCTACTGATTTTCGTGTCCTGCAAACCAAGTCCTGCCATCAACCCCTTCTGATCGAGGAAAAACGCATATATCTGTGATTGCATAGTCGTCGTTGTCATCGCCTTCGCCGCGCAAACATCCACAACCACGATGCTCGGGCCAATACCAAGCTCCCACCCGGCGCTCTTATCAAGCCAATTCATCGCGGAATCGCTCATAAAAACAGCACGTACACGTATTTCTGTCCGCCTGCCTGCAAGCCATACGAAAGCTGAACGGTCTTGTAATATCCGGCAGTGTTTCCACCCTTAAGGAGGACACCTTCGCCATATTATCCGCCAAGAATGAAGCCTCCCTTTATGGAATGATTATTTAATCTATTTTCATGAGCGGTATGTGTGAAGCAATTTCGTACAACAACGCTATCTGGATCTTGTTTTCGATCTGATAGTAGCGCACCACCTTGCTATCAGGCAATACATTCCGAAACTTGGGGAGGTACACCTGCGAACGGCTCAGCGTCAGTTTTTCGATAGTAATGTGCTCATCAAGCAAGCTGCCCGGCAACATCATCGACCATCTTTTTTTCATAGGCATCCCGAAAGTCATTGATCAATTTCAAGGTACGCGCACGAACCAGGAACAGCTCATCCTGATACTGGTCATAGACAGGCCAGAATTCTTTCACCTCACCCTCCGTGAGCTGCATGTTATCCGCCGGTTTATCCTGCGCGGTTGCTGTGACGGCCCAAGCCATCATCGTCACAAATCCCACCCAAAAGAGTTTCTTTTTGCTTCTTGTATGCATTGGTTTCCCTCTCACTTTCTATTTAGCTTTTCCTGTTCCACACTAATAATGCAATCGCCATAATAAACAAAAACCTGCAGATTTGTAATACTATGAACTTTAATTCAAAGCTTAGCCTCGACAACGGGAAATTATGTTTTTCCTTTAATTAAAGAATGAAAATCATTACAATTGCCCAATAAAAAAATCGCAAACAAAGTTAAAGAGGAGGAAGGAAATTCTATCGAATTGCCATGAATACTTTTTACCGGTTATTTCTCTTGTTACTGATGTGCTGCCCTCTTCATGGTTGCTTTCTATTTGGACCCATTGTGGGCCCTGACTATACTCCTCCGCAAATAAAATTGCAGGACGCATGGCAGCAAGCTGGGGCGAAAGGACTTGCCGAGGGCAAGGCGGACATCCAGACATGGTGGGCACTGTTCAGTGATCCCTCCCTCAATGCTCTTATTGAAAGATCGGGACAAGGCAATCTTGCCTTGAAAGAGGCATTTGCGCGTATCAAAGAGGCGCGTGCACAAAGAGGTATTGCGGCGGGAGAACGATATCCGGATATAGATGCCGGTGGAGTGGCCTTACGCAAACGCTCAAGCCATGAATTCAGACCCCCTACCGATCAGAAAGGAAGTACCGACGACTTCTTTCTGCTTGGAGGAAATGCCTCCTGGGAAATAGATTTCTGGGGTAAAATTTCACGATCCATAGAATCGAGTGACGCAAGCCTCCAGGCAGCGGTAGAGGATTATCGAAACATATTTGTCATGCTGTACGCCGAAGTGGCCTTGAATTATGTGGAAATCCGCGCCTTGCAGGAACGAATCAGCTTTGCCTCGGAGAATGCCAATACCCAGAGAAAAACACTGAATCTCACGAGAGACCGGCACGAAGCAGGAATAGCACCTGAACTTGACATTCATCAGGCAGAATTAAATGTAGCAAAGACAGAATCCCTTATCCCGGATCTGCACAGGTTGCTTACCCAGGCAGTCAACCGGCTTGGCGTCCTGCTCGGACAGAGCCCCAATGCCCTTCATGCTGAGCTGACACAACCAGCGCCCATCCCAAAGCCATCTGATGAAATCTACGTTGGCCTGCCAGCGGATATCCTTCGACGGAGACCAGATATCCGCAGGGCGGAACGCGAGCTTGCCGCACAGACGGCACGGATTGGAGTTGCCACTGCAGACCTGTATCCCAGCTTTTCTCTTTTCGGATCCTTCACCCTTGCGGCAAATGATTTTGACAGCGTATTTGAATACAGCAGAAGCAGGTCCCACATGTTCGGCCCTGTTTTCAGATGGAACATCTTTGATGGAGGACGCATTCGAAACCAGATTAAGGCGGAAGACGCACGCACAGAGCAGGCCTTGATCCACTATGAACAGACGGTCCTTGATGCCCTTGAAGATGTGGAAAACGCGCTGGTCGCATATGCCAAGGAAAGGGAGCGACAGGGTATGCTGGCAGATTCCGTTGACGCAGCGAAAAAATCTGTAGAACTGGTGAAAATACTTTACCTGAGCGGTCTGACAGACTTTCAGAATGTGCTCGATATGGAGCGGGCGCTCTTTGAGCAACAGGATACTCTGGCAGAAAGTGAAGGAGAAACAACACAAAACCTGATACGGATCTATAAGGCTTTGGGAGGAGGATGGGCTCCCGATTCCATACAACGCACTGCGGGCAAGTAAGAATGAATTATTTTTCGAAAACATCTTCTCGTTAATTTCTGATGGGGGTTCTTCTAATGCCTGCACATATGAGAATAATCATGCTCTTTATCTTCTGCATCTGTTTTTCTGTTTTCACTGGCTGTAAAAAGCAGAAAGACATACACACCGGACCAAACCCACGGCCGGTCACCGTGATTGAATTACGAGAGATGAATCCGGTAAAAGAGCTGCAATTGACAGGATCCGTCAAGTCCTGGAAAGAGCAGGACATTGCCTTCGAAGTCAACGGGCGTCTGGAAAAGATTGTTGAGATGGGCATCCAGCTTGAAGGACGCTGGGAGGAGGAAGGCGAGGCGCTTGTCCAGGGAGATATTCTTGCCCGTATTGATGCGCGACCTTACAGAATACGAGTGAAGGCGGCCGCGGCAGAAAGGGACCGCGCGGAGGCGGAATATGTGCGGTACAAGAAGGCATGGGAAAAGAATGCCGTCGCGGAGGTTGATTTCATTCGCGCCACTGCAGACCGTGATTCCAAACAGGCACGATTCGAACAGGCAGAGTATGATCTGGAAAAATGCGTCCTTCACGCTCCTTTTACGGGAGAGATCTCAGAAGTTTATGTAGAAGCCGGAGGCTATGTGCAAACTGGCCAGCCCGTGGCGCACCTCGTAATGATGGACCCTATAAAAGTGGATGTTTCAGTCTCATCAAAAACCGCAGCGAACCTAAAACTCCGTGATACCGTGCGCCTGTTCCTGCCTGATGAAGAAAAACCGGTTTATGGCATTGTATATGAAAAAGCCACTGTCGCTGACCCGGAAACAAGAACCTTTCGAATTTCGGTCCTCACCCGTAATACACAGTATATTGCAGACCGTCCACCGGGCGACCCGCTCCTCGACTTCCCCCGGATAGCACGTTATACGTTTCTCCAGCGAATGAAGGAAGGCGACACAGAGAGCCCCTTCTTCGTGGAAGAAAACCGGTCTCTTCGCAGGGAGGGAGACTCCTATTACGTCTGGGCGGCCCCGGATTATCAACTCGGAGATACTATCAATTCAGAAAACCCACTCGTTACCCTCCGAAAGTATGCCGTAACGCCAGGCGAACATCGCATGAATCTTCAGGGCCTCTACCTTGTGCGCGCGCTCACTGATATTGGAAATCTCACGCCCGGGACCTTTATCGCCATGGACGTCCCCAATAATT
The Candidatus Brocadiaceae bacterium DNA segment above includes these coding regions:
- a CDS encoding efflux transporter outer membrane subunit, with the protein product MGPDYTPPQIKLQDAWQQAGAKGLAEGKADIQTWWALFSDPSLNALIERSGQGNLALKEAFARIKEARAQRGIAAGERYPDIDAGGVALRKRSSHEFRPPTDQKGSTDDFFLLGGNASWEIDFWGKISRSIESSDASLQAAVEDYRNIFVMLYAEVALNYVEIRALQERISFASENANTQRKTLNLTRDRHEAGIAPELDIHQAELNVAKTESLIPDLHRLLTQAVNRLGVLLGQSPNALHAELTQPAPIPKPSDEIYVGLPADILRRRPDIRRAERELAAQTARIGVATADLYPSFSLFGSFTLAANDFDSVFEYSRSRSHMFGPVFRWNIFDGGRIRNQIKAEDARTEQALIHYEQTVLDALEDVENALVAYAKERERQGMLADSVDAAKKSVELVKILYLSGLTDFQNVLDMERALFEQQDTLAESEGETTQNLIRIYKALGGGWAPDSIQRTAGK
- a CDS encoding efflux RND transporter periplasmic adaptor subunit, whose protein sequence is MPAHMRIIMLFIFCICFSVFTGCKKQKDIHTGPNPRPVTVIELREMNPVKELQLTGSVKSWKEQDIAFEVNGRLEKIVEMGIQLEGRWEEEGEALVQGDILARIDARPYRIRVKAAAAERDRAEAEYVRYKKAWEKNAVAEVDFIRATADRDSKQARFEQAEYDLEKCVLHAPFTGEISEVYVEAGGYVQTGQPVAHLVMMDPIKVDVSVSSKTAANLKLRDTVRLFLPDEEKPVYGIVYEKATVADPETRTFRISVLTRNTQYIADRPPGDPLLDFPRIARYTFLQRMKEGDTESPFFVEENRSLRREGDSYYVWAAPDYQLGDTINSENPLVTLRKYAVTPGEHRMNLQGLYLVRALTDIGNLTPGTFIAMDVPNNFKDGDQVLVASKQWRLRPGQLLPIALGKSVPTPGLYLPMSSIIPVDETTGVLFIADNGRARKVTVKILDNVGELFRVEAVDQRDDHLVAAGSRVITDYIHFLQDEEPVKVIKRLEIHP